One window from the genome of Rhodobacteraceae bacterium S2214 encodes:
- a CDS encoding NAD(P)-dependent oxidoreductase: MKKLVLTGAAGRLGSYLREPLSKLCDELVSTDINDVGKLYDGETFIKADLASFDDMMGVIEGADMVVHMGAFVDEGPFEQLLGPNFVGSYNVWEAAHKHGVRRVIYGSSIHAVGMYPKNEFIDTEVPHRPDTFYGLAKCFTEDLGRMFWEKRGLESVHMRILSAAQVNNPRALGSWLSYDDLIQLVTRCIDTPLTGFAIIYGVSNNDRAPVDNAKAAFLGYRPKDNAEQFAEQVLAEAEPLDPHDVGHMCHGGPFASVDLGNSGLAGMNVIDDTKKT, from the coding sequence CTGAAGAAACTTGTCCTTACAGGGGCTGCTGGCCGCCTTGGGTCGTACCTGCGCGAACCGCTATCAAAGTTGTGCGACGAACTTGTCTCGACAGACATCAATGATGTTGGAAAGCTTTATGACGGAGAAACCTTTATCAAGGCTGACCTTGCCAGCTTTGATGATATGATGGGCGTGATCGAAGGCGCGGACATGGTCGTCCACATGGGCGCTTTTGTCGATGAAGGCCCGTTCGAACAGCTTCTTGGTCCAAATTTTGTTGGGTCCTACAACGTGTGGGAAGCGGCGCACAAACATGGTGTGCGGCGCGTGATCTACGGCAGTTCGATCCACGCGGTTGGCATGTATCCAAAGAACGAATTCATCGATACCGAAGTGCCGCATCGGCCTGATACATTCTACGGTTTGGCGAAATGTTTTACCGAAGATTTGGGGCGCATGTTTTGGGAAAAACGGGGTCTTGAAAGCGTGCATATGCGCATCCTGTCCGCCGCGCAGGTCAATAATCCGCGCGCATTGGGCTCGTGGTTGTCCTACGATGATCTGATCCAACTGGTGACACGCTGCATCGACACGCCTCTCACAGGTTTCGCGATCATTTACGGTGTTTCCAACAACGACCGCGCACCAGTCGATAACGCAAAAGCCGCGTTTTTGGGGTACCGCCCGAAAGACAACGCCGAACAATTCGCGGAACAAGTGCTTGCCGAGGCGGAACCGCTCGACCCGCATGACGTCGGTCATATGTGTCACGGCGGGCCCTTCGCCAGCGTCGATCTAGGCAATTCCGGATTGGCTGGCATGAACGTCATAGACGATACGAAAAAGACCTGA
- a CDS encoding 4-hydroxy-2-oxo-heptane-1,7-dioate aldolase has translation MRYPTNPFTHAIAAKQKQVGIWVSLSSAFAAEVVAPAGFDWALLDMEHTPSDYFTVTGQMQAFAATQTTAIVRPEWNDPVVVKRLLDMGARGLLFPMVQSVEEAEKAVASTRYPPHGTRGISGSTRATGFGRITDYTDRINDELTVIIQLETAHAISLAEDIAAVDGVDGIFFGPGDIAADIGKLGKPLDPAVWDLVMPAARKLMDKGVPVGTLVMDPDFAANLLKDGFTFVACGQDTSLLAKATDAALAAVKAQINT, from the coding sequence ATGCGCTATCCCACCAACCCATTCACCCACGCCATCGCCGCGAAGCAAAAACAAGTCGGCATTTGGGTAAGCCTGTCTAGCGCATTTGCAGCCGAGGTTGTGGCGCCAGCCGGGTTTGATTGGGCGTTGCTGGATATGGAACATACGCCAAGCGACTATTTCACGGTTACAGGCCAGATGCAGGCGTTTGCTGCCACGCAAACCACCGCAATCGTTCGGCCTGAATGGAATGATCCCGTCGTCGTGAAGCGCCTGCTTGATATGGGTGCGCGGGGACTTCTGTTTCCGATGGTTCAGTCCGTTGAAGAGGCTGAAAAAGCAGTCGCATCAACACGCTATCCGCCGCACGGCACCCGTGGCATTTCAGGATCAACGCGCGCAACAGGGTTCGGCCGGATCACGGATTATACCGATCGGATCAATGACGAATTGACCGTTATCATTCAGCTTGAAACCGCCCATGCGATTAGTTTGGCCGAAGACATTGCCGCCGTGGATGGCGTTGATGGCATCTTCTTTGGCCCCGGTGATATTGCCGCTGATATTGGAAAACTTGGCAAACCGCTTGACCCAGCCGTTTGGGATTTGGTGATGCCCGCTGCCCGTAAACTGATGGACAAAGGCGTCCCTGTCGGAACGCTTGTTATGGACCCGGATTTCGCGGCAAATCTGCTGAAAGACGGCTTTACATTCGTTGCGTGTGGTCAGGATACGTCGTTGCTAGCAAAAGCGACAGATGCGGCGCTTGCAGCGGTAAAAGCGCAAATAAACACATAG
- a CDS encoding FAD-binding oxidoreductase — translation MAQLPQHKNYDVVIIGGAMMGSSTAWFLSNMSGFQGKVLVVEMDRTYANSSTAHTNSCMRQQFSNELNVKISQFAADFVKNMRSYMGDDPRVPELTIQNYGYMYLSDNDELTATLRENQKVQIAAGAETELLGTDEIQARYPFYQLDDIQLGSINLKDEGYWDGGSVFDWWRRGAADNGVEYISNRVVGMDVSGGRVQSVTLETGEVIGCGQVLNTSGPRAALTAKMAGISLPVEPRKRFTWIFSAEKPLDRDLPLTIDPSGVHMRQDGPTTYLAGGPPDDEDDIAVDPDDFTMDHGRWENHVWPIIATRIPQFEAIKVVTEWAGHYAYNTLDQNAVLGPHPEITNFVFLNGFSGHGLQQSPAMGRAIAEWLAYGEYRSLDMAPFGFERVLEGRKFVEKAVI, via the coding sequence ATGGCGCAACTACCGCAGCACAAAAACTATGACGTTGTCATCATTGGCGGCGCTATGATGGGATCATCGACGGCGTGGTTTTTAAGCAATATGTCGGGGTTTCAAGGCAAAGTCTTGGTCGTCGAGATGGATCGCACCTATGCAAATTCGTCAACGGCCCATACGAACAGTTGCATGCGGCAGCAGTTCTCGAATGAATTAAACGTCAAAATATCTCAGTTTGCGGCTGATTTTGTTAAAAATATGCGCAGTTACATGGGGGATGATCCCCGTGTGCCGGAACTGACGATCCAGAACTACGGGTACATGTATCTGTCGGACAATGATGAATTGACCGCGACCTTACGCGAGAACCAAAAAGTCCAGATCGCCGCAGGTGCCGAGACTGAACTGCTGGGAACTGATGAAATTCAGGCGAGGTACCCTTTCTATCAGTTGGACGATATTCAACTTGGGTCTATCAACCTGAAAGACGAAGGGTATTGGGACGGTGGTTCCGTATTTGATTGGTGGCGGCGCGGTGCAGCCGATAACGGGGTTGAATACATCAGCAACCGTGTCGTTGGCATGGACGTGTCTGGTGGCCGCGTTCAGTCCGTGACGCTCGAAACAGGTGAGGTGATTGGCTGCGGACAGGTGCTAAACACCTCTGGACCACGCGCTGCATTGACGGCGAAAATGGCGGGAATTTCACTTCCTGTAGAGCCTCGCAAGCGTTTCACATGGATATTTAGCGCTGAAAAGCCATTGGATCGTGATCTTCCTTTGACGATTGATCCGTCCGGCGTGCACATGCGACAGGACGGACCGACAACCTACTTGGCCGGTGGGCCGCCCGACGATGAAGACGACATCGCTGTTGATCCGGATGATTTCACAATGGATCACGGGCGTTGGGAAAACCACGTGTGGCCGATTATTGCGACACGGATACCGCAATTTGAAGCGATCAAAGTCGTGACAGAATGGGCAGGCCACTATGCCTATAACACCCTCGACCAGAATGCCGTCCTTGGTCCGCATCCAGAGATTACGAATTTTGTGTTCTTGAACGGATTTTCGGGGCACGGTTTGCAGCAATCCCCTGCGATGGGACGTGCCATCGCTGAATGGCTCGCTTACGGGGAATACCGTAGCCTCGATATGGCACCGTTTGGGTTTGAACGGGTACTTGAAGGCCGTAAATTTGTTGAAAAGGCAGTGATTTGA
- a CDS encoding hydantoinase B/oxoprolinase family protein, whose product MSTPSNVAYQVMWNRLISVVEEQAQALVRTAFSTSVREAGDLSAGVYDLQGQMLAQAVTGTPGHVNAMADAVAHFIRRIGRDNIHDGDVYITNDPWEGTGHLHDITMVTPSFHRGDLVGFFACTAHIVDIGGRGFGADAASVYEEGLYIPIMKFADRGVVDETLVRIVRGNVREPDQLIGDMYALATCNEIGHRRLIDMMDEFDLADLTGIATFILDNSRRATIERIAALPQTSATGELTVDGFAAPITLKVKLTISKDRILSDFEGTSGLDKKGINCPLVYAKAYACYALKCAIAPEIPNNAASLAPFEIAAPVNSIVNAVHPAPVALRHIVGHFVPDTVYDALDKILPGVVPAEGAGCLCNFQVSLRPRTDAPAPNDAVRREVLTFNSGGSGARPAFDGLNATAFPSGVMTMPIEATEHAGPVIIWRKELRPDSGGAGQQRGGLGQMMEVGAREGHEFDIQAMFDRVDHPARGRRGGASGGPTTIAQDDGTPMRGKGKQFVPHGRKVMMAFPGGAGYGQAKDRSVDAVKKDLARGYISAASAADDYGLSAADIASVQAAVQRGEDL is encoded by the coding sequence ATGAGCACCCCATCCAACGTCGCCTATCAAGTCATGTGGAACCGTTTAATTTCGGTCGTGGAAGAACAGGCACAAGCACTTGTCCGTACGGCATTTTCCACATCCGTGCGCGAAGCGGGTGATTTGTCTGCGGGCGTGTATGACCTGCAAGGCCAGATGCTGGCGCAAGCGGTGACGGGCACGCCCGGACACGTGAATGCAATGGCTGATGCCGTTGCGCATTTCATCCGCCGGATTGGTCGCGACAACATTCATGACGGTGACGTCTATATCACAAACGATCCGTGGGAAGGCACTGGCCACTTGCACGACATCACGATGGTGACGCCGTCCTTTCATCGTGGCGATTTGGTCGGCTTTTTCGCGTGTACCGCACATATCGTTGACATCGGCGGGCGTGGTTTTGGGGCCGATGCCGCCAGCGTCTACGAAGAAGGTTTGTATATCCCGATCATGAAGTTTGCTGATCGCGGTGTGGTGGATGAAACGCTTGTTCGCATCGTGCGCGGGAACGTCCGCGAGCCGGACCAGCTGATCGGAGACATGTATGCGCTGGCCACGTGCAACGAAATTGGGCATCGCCGATTGATCGACATGATGGATGAATTTGACCTTGCCGATCTGACAGGGATCGCAACCTTCATTCTGGACAATTCGCGCCGTGCAACAATTGAGCGGATCGCCGCATTGCCCCAGACGTCGGCAACAGGCGAATTGACCGTGGACGGCTTTGCCGCACCCATCACGTTGAAGGTAAAACTGACGATTTCGAAAGATCGTATTTTGTCGGATTTCGAAGGGACGTCGGGACTTGATAAAAAGGGCATCAATTGTCCGCTTGTCTACGCTAAGGCCTATGCCTGTTACGCGCTGAAATGTGCCATCGCGCCGGAAATACCCAACAATGCTGCGTCCTTAGCCCCGTTTGAAATTGCCGCACCGGTCAATTCTATCGTGAATGCAGTGCATCCCGCGCCGGTCGCCTTGCGCCATATCGTCGGTCACTTTGTGCCTGATACGGTTTACGACGCGCTCGATAAAATTCTGCCGGGTGTGGTGCCAGCTGAAGGGGCTGGATGCTTGTGCAATTTCCAGGTCTCTTTGCGACCGCGTACGGACGCGCCTGCGCCGAATGATGCTGTGCGGCGTGAAGTTTTGACATTCAATTCAGGTGGTTCTGGTGCGCGTCCTGCCTTTGACGGGCTTAACGCGACGGCCTTTCCATCTGGTGTGATGACCATGCCAATTGAGGCGACTGAACATGCGGGACCGGTGATCATTTGGCGCAAAGAATTGCGGCCTGATTCCGGTGGTGCCGGACAGCAACGTGGTGGTCTTGGGCAGATGATGGAAGTTGGAGCCCGCGAGGGACACGAATTTGACATCCAAGCTATGTTTGATCGTGTCGATCATCCCGCGCGTGGACGCAGAGGTGGCGCATCAGGTGGGCCGACCACGATCGCGCAGGATGACGGCACGCCGATGCGCGGGAAGGGGAAACAATTCGTCCCACACGGGCGTAAAGTGATGATGGCGTTTCCGGGTGGTGCTGGCTACGGTCAAGCCAAGGACCGATCCGTTGATGCGGTCAAAAAGGACTTGGCACGCGGGTATATTTCTGCGGCATCGGCGGCAGATGACTATGGACTAAGCGCGGCAGATATCGCGTCCGTTCAGGCGGCCGTCCAACGAGGAGAGGACTTGTAA
- a CDS encoding hydantoinase/oxoprolinase family protein, producing MSSVRLGVDIGGTFTDVVLEANGESYSTKVLTTYAAPENAIIDGMHQVCSKAGVTPADVTQIIHGTTLATNALIERRGAKTALITTEGFRDVIEMRTESRFEQFDLNLVLPDPLLPRQMRYTVPGRIDATGAELKPLTRADIEPVVDAIALAGYESVAIGLIHSYLNDSHEKLVRDVLAERLPDVMISLSSEVSPQMREYERFNTVVANAYIKPLMKSYLGRLKGRLADEGVGCNIFLMHSGGGIISLENAADFPVRLVESGPAGGAVFAAHIAARYGLDKVLSFDMGGTTAKICLIKNQTPKTSRVFEVARTYRFKKGSGMPISIPVIDMVEIGAGGGSLAHVDAMRQIRVGPESAGSEPGPACYGRGGARPAVTDADLVLGKLDPDNFAGGSIQLHSDASAAALVTEIGETLDMDAAQAAFGVAEVVDENMANAARVHAVENGEDLSDYTMIAFGGAAPLHAGRLCEKLGVDRLLVPPGAGVGSAIGFLRAPFSFEANRSVYMRLTDFDPAKITTLLNDLKTEATGFVRNCDAQSPIISEFKVYMRYSGQGWEIPISLTEDQAMNPDVATFEARFIADYTKLFGRAVAGMDIEITVWSVNATTPPEPVGRVDEAKATTPAKVAGQRQMFDPAVADFVVADMFSRGDMTTGQQSAGPAVVVEAETTIIVPSSRVATRQPDGCIDLRVKG from the coding sequence ATGTCATCTGTCAGATTGGGCGTAGATATCGGCGGGACGTTCACGGATGTTGTGCTGGAAGCCAACGGCGAAAGCTATTCCACGAAGGTTCTGACGACCTATGCTGCGCCTGAAAATGCGATTATCGACGGGATGCATCAGGTCTGCAGCAAGGCGGGCGTGACGCCCGCGGACGTGACTCAAATCATTCATGGGACGACGCTCGCTACCAATGCTTTGATCGAACGGCGCGGGGCAAAAACTGCGCTGATCACGACCGAAGGCTTTCGCGATGTGATCGAGATGCGGACGGAAAGCCGGTTTGAACAATTCGACTTGAACCTCGTGCTGCCGGACCCCCTTTTGCCGCGTCAGATGCGGTACACGGTGCCTGGACGGATTGATGCAACAGGGGCCGAGCTAAAGCCGTTGACGCGCGCCGATATCGAACCCGTTGTCGATGCGATTGCGCTGGCGGGGTATGAAAGCGTCGCCATCGGGTTGATCCATTCTTACCTGAACGACAGCCATGAAAAGCTGGTGCGCGACGTGCTGGCCGAGCGGTTGCCGGACGTCATGATATCGCTGTCGTCCGAGGTGTCGCCGCAAATGCGCGAATACGAGCGGTTCAACACAGTTGTTGCAAACGCCTACATCAAACCGTTGATGAAGTCCTATTTGGGGCGTTTGAAAGGGCGTTTGGCGGATGAAGGTGTCGGCTGCAATATCTTCCTGATGCATTCAGGCGGCGGGATCATATCGTTAGAAAACGCTGCCGATTTTCCTGTCCGATTGGTTGAATCAGGACCGGCAGGCGGGGCTGTTTTCGCGGCACACATCGCGGCGCGATACGGTTTGGACAAGGTGCTATCCTTCGATATGGGCGGGACGACGGCCAAGATTTGCCTGATCAAAAATCAAACGCCAAAGACATCCCGCGTGTTCGAAGTCGCACGGACCTATCGGTTCAAAAAAGGATCAGGGATGCCGATTTCGATCCCCGTGATCGATATGGTGGAAATCGGGGCAGGGGGCGGGTCGCTCGCGCATGTGGACGCGATGCGGCAGATCCGCGTCGGCCCAGAAAGCGCAGGATCCGAACCGGGGCCAGCATGCTATGGTCGCGGTGGGGCCAGACCGGCGGTGACAGATGCGGATTTGGTCTTGGGTAAGCTGGATCCAGATAACTTTGCAGGCGGATCTATTCAGTTGCACAGCGATGCGTCGGCTGCAGCCCTTGTTACGGAAATTGGCGAAACGTTGGACATGGACGCGGCGCAAGCGGCCTTCGGCGTGGCCGAGGTCGTCGATGAAAACATGGCAAACGCGGCAAGGGTCCACGCGGTTGAAAACGGCGAAGACCTGTCAGACTACACGATGATCGCTTTTGGCGGGGCGGCCCCGTTGCACGCGGGGCGGCTGTGCGAAAAGCTTGGCGTTGATCGGTTGCTGGTGCCGCCGGGGGCTGGTGTGGGATCGGCGATCGGGTTCCTGCGCGCACCGTTTTCGTTCGAGGCGAACAGGTCTGTCTACATGCGGTTGACGGACTTCGACCCCGCGAAAATCACAACGCTGCTGAATGATCTGAAAACCGAAGCCACAGGTTTCGTCCGAAACTGCGATGCGCAAAGCCCGATCATTTCGGAATTCAAAGTCTACATGCGCTATTCCGGCCAGGGTTGGGAAATCCCGATCAGCTTGACGGAAGATCAGGCGATGAACCCTGACGTCGCCACATTCGAGGCGCGCTTTATTGCGGATTACACCAAGTTATTCGGACGGGCCGTCGCTGGTATGGATATCGAAATCACGGTCTGGTCCGTGAATGCAACGACACCACCTGAACCCGTCGGACGTGTCGACGAAGCAAAAGCGACGACACCCGCAAAGGTCGCGGGTCAACGGCAGATGTTTGATCCCGCGGTCGCCGACTTCGTCGTCGCCGACATGTTTTCGCGGGGCGATATGACGACAGGACAGCAGTCCGCAGGCCCTGCCGTGGTTGTCGAAGCCGAAACCACGATCATCGTGCCGTCATCGCGTGTTGCAACCCGCCAACCCGACGGCTGCATCGACCTACGCGTGAAAGGATAG
- a CDS encoding LysR family transcriptional regulator, with protein MIGHIFTLKQLEALVWVADLGSFRKAAAHLNTTQPNISARIAGLETTLGTILMQRDAGSVRLTEKGEEIVQAARRVLRQSEDLITIAERPDLMQDRLRLGVTELIAGTWLHPYLRKLKETYPGISVELTVDLSRNLDRALSSHTLDLTIQTAPFASPVPGAIALGDYPYGWVADPTIAAALPGKVTVANLTAFNVLTHARHTQSFVELTEHADTTGIAKARFVPSSSLSSCLQMAVEGMGVALVPLAMAERDIAAGRLVVINADWMAKPLQVAARFHADKVAGYVAQAAQIALQIAETYRT; from the coding sequence ATGATTGGACACATCTTTACTTTGAAGCAGCTTGAAGCGCTCGTTTGGGTCGCCGACCTTGGCAGTTTTCGCAAAGCGGCTGCGCACCTGAATACGACCCAGCCGAACATTTCAGCGCGCATCGCTGGGCTAGAGACGACGCTAGGTACGATTTTGATGCAGCGGGATGCGGGGTCCGTGCGGCTGACCGAAAAAGGTGAAGAAATCGTGCAAGCCGCCCGCCGCGTGCTGCGCCAATCCGAAGATTTGATTACCATCGCCGAACGTCCTGATTTGATGCAAGATCGCCTAAGGCTCGGCGTGACCGAACTGATTGCAGGGACGTGGTTGCATCCCTATCTGCGCAAACTCAAGGAAACATACCCCGGGATATCGGTTGAATTGACCGTTGATTTGTCGCGCAATCTGGATCGGGCGCTTAGCAGCCATACGCTTGATTTAACTATTCAAACGGCTCCGTTTGCATCGCCTGTGCCTGGCGCCATCGCGCTTGGTGATTATCCCTACGGCTGGGTGGCCGACCCCACGATTGCCGCCGCATTGCCCGGCAAGGTAACAGTCGCCAACCTGACTGCGTTCAATGTATTGACCCACGCGCGGCATACACAGTCATTTGTCGAACTGACAGAACATGCTGACACAACGGGCATCGCGAAGGCGCGGTTTGTGCCGTCCAGCAGTTTGTCGTCCTGCCTGCAAATGGCGGTCGAAGGGATGGGGGTCGCACTTGTCCCACTTGCCATGGCCGAGCGCGACATTGCGGCCGGTCGGTTGGTCGTGATCAATGCTGACTGGATGGCAAAGCCGCTACAGGTCGCAGCACGGTTTCATGCCGACAAGGTCGCAGGTTACGTCGCCCAAGCCGCCCAAATCGCGTTGCAGATTGCGGAGACGTATCGCACCTAA
- a CDS encoding NAD(P)-dependent oxidoreductase produces MRMGFVGLGNVGSKLAGSLLRNGFDLTVCDLNPELVAGFVAKGAKAAESPAELMQSCDAVITCLPSPQACAAVVEAMLPHVDDTKIWMEMSTTEVSEVKRLAALVTEKGGSAIECPVSGGCHRADTGNISIFAGCDRATFERMLPTLTTLGRRVLHTGEIGSASTLKVMTNYLATANLLTCCEALVTMKAAGIDMNTTYEAMKISSGTSFVHETESQLILNGSRDVSFTMDLVKKDIGLFQSLAEAANVPLEISPLLVEIFDDGIAKYGERELSPNIIRRLEDATGLKITAPGFPTELVDDEPEEAGYEVIPTGLSKPVLAR; encoded by the coding sequence ATGAGGATGGGATTTGTAGGGCTTGGGAATGTTGGTAGCAAACTTGCGGGCAGTTTACTGCGCAATGGGTTTGATCTGACGGTTTGTGATCTCAACCCCGAACTGGTGGCCGGATTTGTCGCCAAAGGCGCAAAAGCGGCAGAAAGCCCCGCAGAGCTGATGCAATCGTGCGATGCTGTCATCACTTGTTTGCCATCCCCACAGGCCTGCGCGGCGGTGGTCGAAGCGATGTTGCCACATGTTGATGACACAAAAATCTGGATGGAAATGTCCACCACAGAAGTGTCAGAGGTGAAACGCCTTGCCGCGCTGGTGACGGAGAAAGGCGGCTCTGCCATCGAATGCCCTGTCTCAGGCGGGTGCCATCGCGCTGATACTGGCAATATCTCGATCTTTGCAGGCTGTGATCGCGCGACGTTTGAGCGGATGTTACCAACGCTGACCACACTGGGGCGCCGTGTGCTGCATACCGGTGAGATCGGGTCGGCATCGACGCTGAAGGTGATGACCAACTACCTTGCTACCGCAAATTTGCTGACGTGCTGCGAAGCACTTGTGACGATGAAGGCTGCAGGCATCGATATGAACACGACCTATGAGGCGATGAAAATCAGCTCTGGGACATCCTTTGTGCATGAAACCGAAAGCCAGTTGATCCTGAATGGATCGCGCGACGTGTCCTTTACGATGGACCTTGTGAAAAAGGACATCGGCCTGTTTCAATCTCTGGCTGAGGCCGCAAATGTGCCGCTGGAAATCAGCCCCCTGTTGGTTGAGATTTTTGATGACGGGATTGCAAAATACGGCGAACGGGAACTGTCGCCGAATATCATTCGCCGCCTCGAAGATGCCACCGGTCTGAAGATCACAGCACCCGGTTTCCCGACAGAACTGGTCGATGACGAACCCGAGGAGGCCGGTTACGAGGTCATCCCTACTGGCCTGTCGAAACCTGTGTTGGCGCGCTGA
- a CDS encoding class II aldolase and adducin N-terminal domain-containing protein has product MGGANMEHWAERTDLAATFQWAARLDMHEGVANHFSLAVNEDGTQFLINPNQVHFSNIRASDLLMLDANDPDVLTGPNAPDPTAWGLHASIHRQCPHARCVMHTHSIWATVLACLDDSTLLPIDQNTATFYNRYVVDDAFGGLAFEDEGIRCAQMLSDPAKKVMVMGNHGVLVVGASVADTFNRLYYFERAAETFIRALQTGQKLRVLSDEIAEKTARELDDYPGQAEAHLREIRRRLDAENNIYAK; this is encoded by the coding sequence ATGGGGGGCGCAAACATGGAACACTGGGCCGAACGGACCGACCTTGCAGCGACCTTTCAATGGGCCGCCCGTCTGGATATGCACGAAGGGGTCGCCAATCATTTCAGTCTCGCGGTGAATGAGGACGGCACGCAGTTCTTGATCAATCCCAATCAGGTGCATTTCTCGAACATCCGCGCGTCCGACTTGCTGATGCTCGATGCCAATGACCCTGACGTGTTGACGGGCCCCAATGCCCCTGATCCCACGGCGTGGGGGCTACATGCGTCGATCCACCGACAGTGCCCGCATGCGCGATGTGTCATGCACACGCATTCGATCTGGGCGACTGTTTTGGCCTGTCTGGACGACAGCACTCTCCTGCCGATCGATCAAAATACGGCGACCTTCTACAATCGTTATGTTGTCGATGATGCCTTTGGCGGTCTTGCGTTCGAGGACGAAGGCATTCGTTGTGCGCAGATGCTATCTGATCCGGCCAAGAAAGTCATGGTGATGGGCAATCATGGTGTTCTCGTGGTTGGGGCGTCGGTCGCAGACACGTTCAACCGCCTCTATTATTTCGAACGCGCTGCCGAGACCTTTATTCGTGCACTACAGACAGGCCAAAAACTGCGAGTTCTGTCCGATGAAATTGCGGAGAAAACGGCCCGTGAACTTGATGATTACCCCGGTCAGGCCGAAGCGCATCTGCGCGAAATCCGACGACGTTTGGATGCAGAAAACAACATCTACGCCAAGTAA
- a CDS encoding TauD/TfdA family dioxygenase codes for MTQTQFDLQETGVVIPLSNGPKYFNYYWLRDASTSSIDPQTRERVFDVSQLASAPKAKALAFREDALVIDWETEDTPSEVPLHLLEDIATTGRPSDVAALPRRVWYNDHLPKIKRVAQAEVIGTAAGRVALTRALIEDGIAIVTDMESSEKSLPNLVEAIGPVTPSGEGLFFNVRVEINPTNLAFTAGPLEMHTDLPGEEAAPGVQFLHCIENTVDGGASLFLDGIAVALALKEEDPEAYDLLATHKIPFFYRHDKIDYQSHQKVIETDQNGDVTGVTISQHLQDNMDLPQELLDVYYPAFIKFIRMMQDDRFVMKFRSEAGNCIVFDNHRIVHGREGYVAESGSRHLRGCYTDRAAMRSTYRIASKAL; via the coding sequence ATGACTCAGACACAGTTTGATCTTCAAGAAACCGGAGTGGTGATCCCGCTTTCTAACGGTCCCAAATACTTCAATTATTACTGGCTGCGCGACGCGAGCACGTCGAGCATTGACCCGCAAACCCGTGAAAGGGTTTTTGATGTGTCGCAGCTCGCAAGTGCGCCAAAGGCAAAAGCACTGGCCTTTCGCGAGGACGCATTGGTGATCGATTGGGAAACAGAAGACACCCCAAGCGAAGTGCCCCTGCATCTTTTGGAAGACATTGCCACTACAGGCCGTCCTTCCGACGTGGCTGCTTTACCGCGACGCGTTTGGTACAATGACCACCTGCCTAAGATCAAACGTGTCGCGCAGGCAGAGGTCATCGGTACTGCGGCAGGCCGCGTAGCCCTGACGCGTGCTCTTATCGAAGACGGGATCGCCATCGTCACGGACATGGAATCGAGCGAGAAAAGCCTGCCTAATCTGGTCGAGGCTATCGGCCCTGTGACGCCGTCCGGCGAAGGCTTATTCTTTAACGTGCGCGTTGAAATCAATCCAACCAATCTGGCGTTCACCGCCGGTCCGTTGGAAATGCACACCGACCTCCCCGGAGAGGAAGCCGCCCCTGGCGTTCAGTTCCTACACTGCATCGAGAATACGGTGGACGGCGGGGCATCCCTTTTCCTTGATGGCATCGCCGTTGCGTTGGCCCTGAAAGAAGAAGACCCGGAGGCATATGACCTGCTTGCGACCCACAAAATTCCGTTCTTCTATCGCCATGACAAGATTGATTACCAATCCCATCAAAAGGTCATTGAAACGGATCAGAACGGCGACGTGACAGGGGTGACGATTTCCCAGCACTTGCAAGACAACATGGACCTGCCGCAGGAGCTGTTGGATGTTTACTATCCCGCCTTCATCAAGTTCATCCGCATGATGCAAGACGACCGTTTCGTGATGAAATTCCGGTCCGAGGCGGGCAATTGCATTGTCTTTGACAATCACCGCATCGTGCATGGCCGCGAAGGCTATGTTGCCGAAAGCGGAAGCCGCCATTTGCGGGGCTGTTATACAGACCGCGCTGCAATGCGCAGCACCTATCGGATCGCGTCCAAAGCGCTGTAA